The Rhizobium sp. ZPR4 DNA segment TCTTCGGCCGTGAATTCCTTCACCGTATGGTGCAGCTTTGGATCGTAGAAGGGAACGATCAGCCTTTCGCCGTCATCGTCCACCAGGATGGTCGAGACGGCGGAGCGTGCGCCCTCCACCTGCGACATGCCGCTGACATTGATGCCGGCGACATCCAGATCGCGGATAATGCGCTCGCCAGTATCGTCGCGGCCAACGGCACCCCACAGGCTTGCCTTACCGCCGAGCCGGACAATGGCATAGGCTGCGCTCGAGGCCATGCCTTCGGCGATCTGCAGCATGTCGTAAGGCAGCACCTTCCCCTGACCTTGGGGGAGGGCGCGGACGCGAAAGAGCGTATCCAGAACGGCAGCGCCGACGCATAGAACATGCTTGGGATCGCCGGCCGGCGGATCGAGGATCGATGGAGCGTTCAAAGCCGCTTTCCGCTCGCCTTGTCGAAAAGATGGATACTTGTCGGGTCGATGGCGATTTCGATCTTGTCGCCGAAGCGGATGTTCAGCCGCTCGCGGAACAGGCAGGAGATTTCCTCGCCGCTGCAATCGAGCTTGGCATAGATCTCAGACCCCGTGCCTTCGACAATGCCGACACGGGCGGACAGGCCGCTTGCCGCAGCGCGGATATGTTCGGGCCGGATGCCGTAGACGAGCGGACGCCCACCGTGCTGTGCGATCGGAAAGCCTTCCGGCAAGGGCAGGATGAGACCTTTGTCGCTGCGGAAGACGCCTTCCTCGATCTTGCCGTCGATGAAGTTCATCGAGGGCGAACCGATGAAGCCGGCGACGAAAAGGTTGGCGGGTCGATCGTAAAGATCGAGCGGCGCGCCGACCTGCTCGATGAGGCCGCCATGCAGCACGACGATCTTGTCGGCCATGGTCATCGCCTCCACCTGGTCATGCGTCACGTAGATCGTCGTGGTGCCGATGCGCTGATGCATGGACTTGATCTCGCCGCGCATTTGCACGCGCAATTTTGCGTCGAGATTGGAGAGCGGTTCGTCGAACAGGAAAACCTGCGGATCGCGCACCAACGCTCGCCCCATGGCGACACGCTGGCGCTGGCCGCCGGAAAGCTGGCGAGGCAGGCGATCCAGCAGATTTTCGAGGCCGAGGATGGCGGCAGCCTTTTGCACCTTGGCGGTGATCTCCGAAGTATTTGCCTTCTTCAGCTTCAGCGCAAAACCCATGTTTTCGGCCACCGTCATATGCGGATAGAGCGCGTAGTTCTGGAACACCATCGCAATGTCGCGATCGCGCGCCGGAAGATGGCTGACTTCGCGCCGGCCGATGCGGATCTCACCATCGCTGACCTCTTCGAGCCCGGCGATCATGCGCAGCAGCGTGGACTTGCCGCAGCCCGAGGGGCCGACGAGGACGACGAATTCGCCGTCAGCGATATCGACGCTGATATCGTGAATGACCTTCACCTGACCGTAGCGCTTCTGGATATTCTGTATGTTGACGGGTGCCATGAATGTGATCCTGTCCAAAAGGTGAGGCGGGTCATTTGACGGCGCCGGCCGTCAGGCCGGCGATGATCTGGCGCTGCGCGAACATCGTCAGCACGAGAACCGGCAGCGTCACGATCAAGGCGGCCGCAGCAAGCGGTCCCCAGCTCACCTGCTCGAAGGAGAGCATGTTGTAGACGGCAACGGGCAATGTGCGGGTCTCGCGGCTCGCAAGCACGATGCCGAAGACGAAATTGTTCCACGAGAAGATCACGGAGAGAATGAACGCGACGACGATGCCGGGCCGGGCGATCGGCAAGGCGACCAGACGGAAAACCTGCCATGGCGTTGCGCCATCGATGCTTGCTGCCTCCTCGAGCTCCATCGGCGTCGTCTCGAAATAACCGATCATGATCCAGACGACGATGGGGACCGTGACGACGAGATGGATGATGATCTGCGGCCAGAGCGTTCCGAGCAGATTGAGCCATTGGAACAGCAAAAACAGCGGGATGAGGAAGGAAAGACCCGGCGTCATGCGGGCAATCATGATGACGATTGCCGATTTTTCCGCCTTCAGCCGGGCAATGCCATAGCCGGCCGGCACGCCGATGATAAGCGCGAGCAGGGTGGCTGCTCCCGTCACAAGAATGGAGTTCCAGAAATAAAGGAAGAAGTTGTTTTCCTGGAAGACATTGACGTAGTTCGTCCAGGCAATGCGATCGGGAATGAGGATCGGCGGATAGGCCCCGTTGTCGATCTCATATTTCAGCGACAGCGAGATCATCCAGAGAAAGAACAGGACAACCGGCGAGACGATGACCAGGGCCACGAAGAACAGGCCGATGCGGTTGAGTGTCGAGCGCTTCATCTCAATGTCCCTCCGCGTCCGTCCATTTCGTCCGCTGCCGCATCATCAGGAGGATGAAGGAGAGCGCGACGATGAGGATGAAGAACACCACCGCCATGGCCGAGCCATAGCCGATGTCGTAATAGGAAAAGGCGGTATTATAGAGGTAGATGTTGATCGTCTCGGATGCCGTTCCCGGGCCGCCCTGCGTCATCGCGTAGATGATGTCGAAGCTCTTGATCGCGTCGATGCCGCGAATAATGACGGCGATCATCAGGAAGGGTGAGATCATCGGCAGCGTCAAATAACGGAATTTCTGCCAGGCATTGGCGCCATCGATTTCGGCGCTTTCATAGGGTTCGCGCGGCACGGAGGCGAGGCCGCCGAGCACGATCAGCATGACCAGCGGCGTCCATTGCCAGACCTCGACCAGAACGAGCGAAGGAATGACGCTGGACTGATTGTAGATCCATTCCTGCGGTCCGATCCCGACCAGGGACAGCAGGTAGTTGAGCACGCCGAGCTGTGGGTGGAACATCATCGTCCAGACCAGAGCCACGGCGACGGGTGTTGCCATCATCGGCATGACGAAGATGCCGCGCAGGAATCCGCGCAGCGGAAAGTTTGCATCGAAGATCAGCGCGGCCAGCGTGCCGAAGATCAACGGGCCGACGACGGACAGCACGGTATAGAGCACCGTGTGCCATAGCGATTCCCAGAAGCGCATGTCGGTCGCCAGTCGGACATAATTGTCCCAGCCGACGAAGCTCTGCGATTGGCCGAGCGTCCATTTGTTCACGCTCATCCACAGGGTGAAGACCCAGGGAAAGACGATGACGGCGGCAATCACGATCAGCGCGGGAACGACGAAGGGCCAGTAGTTGGGAGCAAGCCGATGCGGCTTGCTCCTTCCTTCAGCCGCTTTGGCGGCGTTATCTTCGATACTCACGGAGGCCATTATCCCTCGCTTCGTGCCAGCACCGGCTCGAACTGGGCGGTTGCTGTTTTCAGTTCGACTGCCGGATCTGCACCGCCGATCATGTTCGTCAGCCCAACGCCATAGATGTCGCGGAACTCGGTGACCGGGATGATAACGGGTAATGCCAGCTGGGAGACCTTGGCGGAGCCGGCGACGGCATCGAGCCAGGCGCCCGGCATCTTCACGCCCTCGCGAACCTTCTGATCCTCCAGAATGGACTGGCGGAAGGGAACGCCGGCGCCGGCCTGCAAGAGGCGCGCGCCCATGTCGTGCGAGATCGCCCATTGGCAGAAGAGGTAGGCGGCTTCCTTCTTCTGGCTGGCGGCAGTGACGCCGATGCCATCGCCGGTCGTGGCGGCTGCCTGTGCATTCGGCCCCTTCGGCATGATGCCATAGCCGACCTGGCCGACGACGCGCGACTTTTCCGGGTTTTCGATCGGCGGCGCAAAGCCGACGCCATCGAGCCACATGCCGATCTTGCCCTGCAGGAAGGCCGATTGCGCTTCTGCCCAGTTGAAGCCCGAAACGCCGGGAGGTGCGGATTTCGTCATCAGGCGCTGATAGAGCTTGGCAGCATCCACGGCCCCTTGCGATTCCGTCTGGAGCTTACCGTCGGCCGAAAGTGGCGTCGCGCCATAGCCGAGCATGAAGGTCGTCCAGACCGGCGTATTGGCGTTCTTCAGGCCACGGGCGACAAAGCCATAAGTGTTGGTCGATTTGTCCGTCAGCGCCTCGGCGGCCTTGGCCATATCTTCGAAAGTTTCGGGATAGGCAAGGCCCTTCTTCTCGAACAAGGCCTTGTTCCAGTAGATGATCCAGTAGTCGACCGAGAAGGGCAGCGAGCGCATGACGCCCGAGGAGTCCTTGGCGAACTTCAGGCCTGCCTCGGCAAAGTCGCTTTCCGTCAGCGAGGGATCGGTGAGCGATGGGTCCTTCATGAAGCCGCTGATATCGGCAAGCCAGCCGCCCTTTTCGAACTGGCGCTTCTGGACGTGATAGCTCAGATGCACGACGTCAAAGCTCGGCTTGCCGGAGCTGAGCTCGATCGTGGTCTTCTGGCGCTGCTGCTGTTCCGGCGTTGCCTCGGCGTTGACCTTGATGCCCGTCAGCGCCTCGAACTCGCTCAAATATTTGAGGATCGTTTCGCTGCGCGGGCTTTTGATCAGATTGACCTCGAGCGTCGTGCCGGAAAAGCGCTTCCAGTCGACGGCGGCCGAGGCGGTGCGCGCACCGAAAAGGCTCGCTGCTCCGAGTGCTGCCGTGCCGGCCATGAAGCCGCGACGTGTCGGATTGAAAAATGATGATGACATTCCGTTCCTCCTCCTTTGGCCGAGAATCTCCTCATTCGCGGCGTCGTTATGCAAAGCTGTTTACATCTTCAATGCGCGATCCCGTGCTCCGCTGATGTGGGATACGAGAGCGGTAACGGCTTCCTCGGCGGATCGTCGCTCAATGGCCTCAAGCACTTTCAAATGCTCTTCCATGACGGGACCGACATGGCCGTTGATGCGGAACCTGTCCTGGCTGATCAGCCGCATCTTGATCGAATTGACCCGATAGGCATTCGAGATGATCGTATTGCCAAGCGCGTCGATGAACGCGTCATGCATGCCCCAATCCACCGACTGCGCATGGATCTCCAGTTCCTGCGAATTGTCGCCGGAACGGATCGCATCGGCAATATCGCGATGGTCCTTCAAAAGCTTGGCAATCGTCTCGTCGGAGGCCGAATAGGTGAACAGCGCGACGGCCTCCTTCTCCAGAAAAAGACGAAGCTGGAAGGCCTCACGGATCAGGTCGAGATCGATATGGGCGATCTGCAAGCCGCGCTGTGGAACCGTCTTGATCAGCCCTTCCGCTTCCAGGCGCGGGATCAATTCGCGGATCGCGCCAAGCGTCAGTCCCGTCAATTCGACCAGCCGTCGTTGCGAGATGAATTGCCCAGGGCGAACGTCGCGCGCCAAAAGATGGCGCGTGAAGCTCTCATAGGCCTTCTCTCTCAACGTCGGCTGTTCGCCTGGTCCGTCCATCGGCAGCTCCGGGCTGTTCGGTTAGGCCGCCTTGGCGCGAAACAAGGCGCCAAAGGAAGCAAAGAGCGTGTCAGAATCTTGACTGTTCAATGCCACGAGTGGTGGGCGCACGGCA contains these protein-coding regions:
- the ugpC gene encoding sn-glycerol-3-phosphate ABC transporter ATP-binding protein UgpC, with product MAPVNIQNIQKRYGQVKVIHDISVDIADGEFVVLVGPSGCGKSTLLRMIAGLEEVSDGEIRIGRREVSHLPARDRDIAMVFQNYALYPHMTVAENMGFALKLKKANTSEITAKVQKAAAILGLENLLDRLPRQLSGGQRQRVAMGRALVRDPQVFLFDEPLSNLDAKLRVQMRGEIKSMHQRIGTTTIYVTHDQVEAMTMADKIVVLHGGLIEQVGAPLDLYDRPANLFVAGFIGSPSMNFIDGKIEEGVFRSDKGLILPLPEGFPIAQHGGRPLVYGIRPEHIRAAASGLSARVGIVEGTGSEIYAKLDCSGEEISCLFRERLNIRFGDKIEIAIDPTSIHLFDKASGKRL
- a CDS encoding carbohydrate ABC transporter permease; this translates as MKRSTLNRIGLFFVALVIVSPVVLFFLWMISLSLKYEIDNGAYPPILIPDRIAWTNYVNVFQENNFFLYFWNSILVTGAATLLALIIGVPAGYGIARLKAEKSAIVIMIARMTPGLSFLIPLFLLFQWLNLLGTLWPQIIIHLVVTVPIVVWIMIGYFETTPMELEEAASIDGATPWQVFRLVALPIARPGIVVAFILSVIFSWNNFVFGIVLASRETRTLPVAVYNMLSFEQVSWGPLAAAALIVTLPVLVLTMFAQRQIIAGLTAGAVK
- a CDS encoding sugar ABC transporter permease, translating into MASVSIEDNAAKAAEGRSKPHRLAPNYWPFVVPALIVIAAVIVFPWVFTLWMSVNKWTLGQSQSFVGWDNYVRLATDMRFWESLWHTVLYTVLSVVGPLIFGTLAALIFDANFPLRGFLRGIFVMPMMATPVAVALVWTMMFHPQLGVLNYLLSLVGIGPQEWIYNQSSVIPSLVLVEVWQWTPLVMLIVLGGLASVPREPYESAEIDGANAWQKFRYLTLPMISPFLMIAVIIRGIDAIKSFDIIYAMTQGGPGTASETINIYLYNTAFSYYDIGYGSAMAVVFFILIVALSFILLMMRQRTKWTDAEGH
- a CDS encoding sugar ABC transporter substrate-binding protein; this encodes MSSSFFNPTRRGFMAGTAALGAASLFGARTASAAVDWKRFSGTTLEVNLIKSPRSETILKYLSEFEALTGIKVNAEATPEQQQRQKTTIELSSGKPSFDVVHLSYHVQKRQFEKGGWLADISGFMKDPSLTDPSLTESDFAEAGLKFAKDSSGVMRSLPFSVDYWIIYWNKALFEKKGLAYPETFEDMAKAAEALTDKSTNTYGFVARGLKNANTPVWTTFMLGYGATPLSADGKLQTESQGAVDAAKLYQRLMTKSAPPGVSGFNWAEAQSAFLQGKIGMWLDGVGFAPPIENPEKSRVVGQVGYGIMPKGPNAQAAATTGDGIGVTAASQKKEAAYLFCQWAISHDMGARLLQAGAGVPFRQSILEDQKVREGVKMPGAWLDAVAGSAKVSQLALPVIIPVTEFRDIYGVGLTNMIGGADPAVELKTATAQFEPVLARSEG
- a CDS encoding GntR family transcriptional regulator, producing MDGPGEQPTLREKAYESFTRHLLARDVRPGQFISQRRLVELTGLTLGAIRELIPRLEAEGLIKTVPQRGLQIAHIDLDLIREAFQLRLFLEKEAVALFTYSASDETIAKLLKDHRDIADAIRSGDNSQELEIHAQSVDWGMHDAFIDALGNTIISNAYRVNSIKMRLISQDRFRINGHVGPVMEEHLKVLEAIERRSAEEAVTALVSHISGARDRALKM